TCACTCAGCCCGTCTGAGGCAGCAGCTTCTTGTTTTATAACAATCCCAGACTCAAGCTCTCTCTCAATCCAGGCTTCTTCACTGAGGTCGTCTGAACCAATGGCTCGCTCTTGGATCTCTCTCTGCCTCTTCCTCTTCGACAATAAATCCTTTATTCTGGCAACATCAACCTTTTTAAGTTCTGCCCTCAAAGGATCAGCCTCCACCACAACTGGCGATGCGGATGGTGCATCGTTAATGGGGCCTGGAGCAGCATCAGCCAATCTCTGATCAGTGCACAAGCTATCCACAATGAGACTGTCAGTACAATGATTAGAGCTTCCAATTAATGGTTCGACACACCAAGTGCTTTCTTGGCCCACCTTGGCATCCAGTGATATCACCACAGGTAATGGGTGCACATTACCACCATGCCAATTTCTTGATGCCTGGTTCAAGTTTTTGCCATTGACTGTGCCATGGCTTACATCCTGCTTCATACATTCAGCACTGCCCTCAGTGGCTGCAATTGCATCTAATGATGTCTGATTACTATGTGACATCATCCCATCGTCATGTTTGGTTAGTGAGGCCTGATCCAAGCTCTCTTCATCATGTACTTCCCTAGAAACATTTATATAAGCCCTTACACTCAACGAACTGCTGTCCGGACCTGAGACCCTACCATCAATTGTATGACTGCTTATCAAGTATTGACAGGAATCCAGCTGCATTGGGTCACTGGGCTCGCCAATATCAGGACTTGAGCTGCTTATTAACAAGCTTGATTGATTCAACACAGAGTCCGGGCTGTTAGATATGTGCAGTTTAGCTTCACATGGAACTTCCTTTTGCTTAACTGGACTGGGACGAGCAGGCATCAGTTTTTTCACAGCAGCATGCTCCATCATTTGCTGAATGACAGCTGCAGAAATGCAATATTTTCTTTTCAAGTTCCAAAAGGCACAGAGTGCAATGATGGTGCATTCCACTTAGTAGACCACATACCTTCCAGAGGCTTTGGTGCAACATCAAATTGGTGCCACCAGACATGCGC
The sequence above is drawn from the Panicum hallii strain FIL2 chromosome 7, PHallii_v3.1, whole genome shotgun sequence genome and encodes:
- the LOC112899487 gene encoding cyclin-T1-2-like isoform X2, which codes for MYRRDTAAAQRIRQKDVFEKQKALILIGERLVLTTIRFDFNIQHPYRPLFDAMRNLGINQKEVKQVAWNFVNDWLKTTLCLQYKPQYIAAGSLYLAAKLHNIKLPLHGAHVWWHQFDVAPKPLEAVIQQMMEHAAVKKLMPARPSPVKQKEVPCEAKLHISNSPDSVLNQSSLLISSSSPDIGEPSDPMQLDSCQYLISSHTIDGRVSGPDSSSLSVRAYINVSREVHDEESLDQASLTKHDDGMMSHSNQTSLDAIAATEGSAECMKQDVSHGTVNGKNLNQASRNWHGGNVHPLPVVISLDAKVGQESTWCVEPLIGSSNHCTDSLIVDSLCTDQRLADAAPGPINDAPSASPVVVEADPLRAELKKVDVARIKDLLSKRKRQREIQERAIGSDDLSEEAWIERELESGIVIKQEAAASDGLSDEAWIERELEAGIVVGPRNKQAITLDGLSEDDWIERELESGIIVEPASASKKQKLESSCC
- the LOC112899487 gene encoding cyclin-T1-2-like isoform X1 — protein: MDGEPKILEKLSHERMYSWYFTREELEKFSPSRKDGITETKESELRHLYCSFIRDVGIRLKLPQMTLATAIMFCHRFYIHQSLAKNGWQTVAAVCVFLASKAEDTPCPLDHVVRVAYETMYRRDTAAAQRIRQKDVFEKQKALILIGERLVLTTIRFDFNIQHPYRPLFDAMRNLGINQKEVKQVAWNFVNDWLKTTLCLQYKPQYIAAGSLYLAAKLHNIKLPLHGAHVWWHQFDVAPKPLEAVIQQMMEHAAVKKLMPARPSPVKQKEVPCEAKLHISNSPDSVLNQSSLLISSSSPDIGEPSDPMQLDSCQYLISSHTIDGRVSGPDSSSLSVRAYINVSREVHDEESLDQASLTKHDDGMMSHSNQTSLDAIAATEGSAECMKQDVSHGTVNGKNLNQASRNWHGGNVHPLPVVISLDAKVGQESTWCVEPLIGSSNHCTDSLIVDSLCTDQRLADAAPGPINDAPSASPVVVEADPLRAELKKVDVARIKDLLSKRKRQREIQERAIGSDDLSEEAWIERELESGIVIKQEAAASDGLSDEAWIERELEAGIVVGPRNKQAITLDGLSEDDWIERELESGIIVEPASASKKQKLESSCC